In Microcella indica, the genomic window CCCGGCGATGCCGACCGCGACACCGCCGCTGATGAGCGGCCAGTGGCCGGCGATCGTGCGCCGGTTCTCGAGAGACATAGGGGGCAGGCTACCGAGTCGCGCTGACCTCGCCTCAGAGAAGGGTCCGCGACTCAGAGGTTCGTCAGCGGCTGAGTGCCGGCACGGTGCGCGGTCGCACGATGAACCACAGGCTTGCCATGGCGACGGCGGCCGTGATCGCCATGACGGTGCCCATCGGCACGGCGTCGGCGATGCCGAAGAGCCCGACGATGGGCGAGATGATGCCGGCGAGCCCGAAGTTCATGGCGCCGAGCACCGAGGCCGCCGTGCCCGCCTCCTTTCCGTGGTTGGTGAGCGCCAGCACCTGCACGCACGGGAAACCGAATCCGCAGGCGGTGATGAAGAGCCAGAGGGGGATGACCGTGCCGAGCAGACCCGCCCCCGCGAGCTCGAGCACGACGATCGCGATGGCGCTGCCCAGCAGCACCGCGGTCGACCCGGCGAGAATCCACGCGGGACCGAAATACTTCGCGAGGCGCGAGCTCACCTGCACTCCGATGACAACGCCGATGGAGTTGGCGGCGAAGAGCAGGCCGTAGCCCTGCGGGTCGAGCCCGTAGACATCCTGGAAGAGGAAGGACGACGCCGAGAGGTAGGCGAAGAGGCCGGCGAAGGTCATGCCGCCGATGATCGCGACACCCACGAAGATGCGGTCGGTGAAGAGCGAGCGGTAGCGCTCTCCGAGAGTGGAGTGGCCCTTCTCCACGCGCCGGGCGGGCGGCAGGGTCTCGACGATGAAGAGCGCGGCGAGCACCATGATGATGACGCCGTAGGCGGCGAGCACCCCGAACATGCCGCGCCAGGGCATGACGAGCAGCAGCTGCGAGCCGATCACCGGTGCAGCGATCGGCGCGATGCCCGTGACGAGAGCAAGACGCGAGAGCATCCGCACGAGAGGGTAGCCCCCGAAGAGGTCGCGCACGGTGGCCATCGCGACGACGCCGCCGGCGGCAGCCCCGAAGCCCTGCAGCACGCGGAACGCGAGCAGCCAGGAGATGTCGGGCGAGAAGGCGACGCCGATGCTCGCGAGCACGTGCACGGAGGTCGCGAGGATGAGCGGCAGTCGCCGCCCCACTTTGTCGCTCCACGGGCCCACGAGCAGCTGGCCGAGCGCGAAGCCGAGCGTCGTCGCGGTGAGGGTCAGCTGCACAGCAGCCGTCGACACGTCGAGGTCGCCCTCGATCTGCGGGAAGGCCGGCAGGTACAGGTCGATCGTGAACGGCCCGAGCGCGGTCAGAGCGCCGAGGATGAGGACGTACACGGCCCGCTGGCGCCCGCTGAGCGAGTCGCCCGGGTGGACGACCGTCGTCACTGCGGGATACGGCGCGAGCTGATGAGCTCGCGGTACCAGTGCGCGCTGTCCTTGAGGGTGCGCTGCTGAGTCTCGTAGTCCACGTGCACGATGCCGAACCGCTTGGTGTAGCCGTAGGCCCACTCGAAGTTGTCGAGCAGGCTCCACACCTGGTACCCACGCAGGTCGACACCGCGCTGCATCGCCCGGTGAGCCGCCGTAAAGTGCCGACGCAGATAGTCGACCCGCTCGGGGTCGTGCACGCGCCCGTCGACGACCTCATCACCGTCGAAAGCTGCCCCGTTCTCGGTGATCATAAGCGGTAGCTCCGGGAACTGCTGGTGCAGGTCGATGAGCAACTGCTCGAAGCCGTCGGGCGCGATGTTCCACCCCATGGCCGTGTAGGGGCCAGCCTGCTGCACGAACTCGACGTTCTCTGACCCGGGCCAGGCCGAGCCTGTCGACACCCCGTGCCCATCGGCGTTGCTGCGCGGCGCGTGGCCGTCCCACATCTTCACCGTGACGGTCGAGTAGTAGTTGACACCGAGCACGTCGATCGGTTGGTTAATGAGCTCCAGGTCGCCGGGGCGCACGAACTGCCAGTCGGTCACGTTCGCGGTGTCGTCGAGCAGATCTTGCGGGTAGGCGCCGAGCAGCATCGGCCCGGTGAAGGCCCGGTTGGCAAGCGCATCAATGCGGCGCACGGCCTCCGACTGCGAATCAACGTCGGCGTCGTCTGCCCCGCGAATCATATGGATGTTGAGCGTCGCCGAGTACTCCGTGTCGGGGCGCGTCACGCTCGAGCGCAGGGCGGTGAGGCCGAGGCCGTGCGCGAGGTTCAGGTGGTGCACTGCGGTGAGCGCCGCCCGCCCGCTCGTGACACCGGGGGCGTGCACGCCGGAGCCGTAGCCGAGGTAGGCGCTGCACCACGGCTCGTTGAGCGTCGTCCACATCGCCACCCGGTCGCCGAGCGCCTCGCCCACGTGGTGGGCGTAGTCGGCGAAGCGGTACGCCGTGTCACGGTTCGTCCAGCCCCCCAGGTCTTCGAGCGCCTGCGGCAGATCCCAGTGGTAGAGGGTCGCGATGGGGCGGATTCCCCGCTCGAGCAGCCCGTCGACGAGACGGCCGTAGAACGCGAGCCCCTTGTCGTTCGGCGCACCCGTGCCCTCGGCCTGGACGCGCGGCCACGCGATCGAGAAGCGGTACGACTCGAGACCGAGCTCGGCCATGAGGTCGAGATCGCTCTCGACGCGGTGGTAGTGGTCATCGGCGACGTCGCCGGTGTCGCCGTTGACGATCTTGCCCGGCGTGTGGCTGAAGGTGTCCCAGATCGACGGGCCGCGGCCGTCCTCGTGCGCCGCGCCCTCGATCTGATAGCTCGCCGTCGCCGACCCGAAGACGAAGTCGGCGGGGAACTCGAGGCCAGAGTCGCGGTAGTCGGGGGAGCCGTCAGTCATGGTTCCAGCCTACTGGCGGGGGCGGCGCGCACCCGTTGCAGGGTCTCGGGCCGGATGCTCGGGCTGTCGTTGAGCACGCGCGAGACGGTCTGGTACGAGACGCCCGCGACCCGCGCCACGTCGCGGATGTTCGGAGCGCGCACGCGCTCCGGCTCCGCGGGCCGGTCGGTCTCGGTGGTCATCAGCGTCCGTTCGGGCGGGGAATGTGTACGGTCACACGGGTTCCGCCCCCATTATGCCGCTCGGTGCGTGCCCACTCGACGGGGACGAGGTGCCGGATGCTCGGCTAGACGCGCGCGAGGGCCTGCAGCACGTCGGCCACGAGGTCGTCGGCCTCCTCGATGCCCACCGAGAGGCGCACGATCGAGTCGGGCACCTCGAGCTCGGTACCGCGCACCGACGCATGCGTCATCTCGCTCGGGTAGTTCATGAGCGACTCGACGCCGCCGAGCGACTCCGCCAACTGGAACAGCCGGGTGCCTTCGGCGAAGGCGCGCGCGGCCGCTCCTCCACCGGCGAGCTCGAGCGAGAGCATCCCGCCGAACAGGCGCATCTGCCGCGCGGCGAGAGCGTGGTCGGGGTGCGAGGGCAGGCCCGGGTAGTGCACGCGCGCGACCGCCGCTTGACCCTCGATCGCCTCGGCGATGGCCTGCGCGTTCGCGCTGTGGCGCTCCATGCGTACCGCGAGGGTCTTGATGCCGCGCGAGGTGAGCCACGCGTCCATGGGGCCGGAGACGGCGCCCGCCGCGAACTGCTGGAACTGCACCTTCTGCGCGAGCTCGGGGTCGGAGGTCACGATCGCGCCGCCGAGCACGTCCGAGTGGCCGCCCAGGTACTTCGTCGTCGAGTGCACGACGACATCGGCTCCGAGCGCGAGAGGCTGCTGCAGGTACGGCGTCGCGAACGTGTTGTCGACGACCACGAGGGCTCCAGCAGCATGGCCGATCTCAGCGAGCTGGGCGATGTCGGTCACCGTCATCATGGGGTTGCTCGGCGTCTCGAGCCAGAGCACCCGCGGGCTCAGGTCGGCTAGCGCCGCCCGCACCGCGTCGGGGTCCGACAGCGCCATCGTCGTGAGGCCGATGCCCCAGTCGCCGAAGATGCGCCGCACGAGGCGGTGCGTGCCGCCGTACACGTCGTTGCCCATGAGCACGTGATCACCGGGGCGCAGCACGGCGCGCAGCAGGGCGTCCTCGGCGGCGAGGCCCGAGGCGAAGCTCACGGCGTGGGCGGCGCCCTCGAGCGCGGCGAGCTGCTCCTGCAGGGCATCCCGCGTGGGGTTGCCACCGCGCGCGTACTCGTAGCCGCCGCGCAGTCGGCCGATGCCCTCCTGCACGAACGTCGACGTGAAGTACACGGGCGGAATGATCGCGCCCGTCGTCGGGTCGAAGTCCTGCCCCGCGTGGATGGCGCGCGTGGCGAAGCCGTGGTCGGTGTGGTCGGTCATGGTTCTCCAGACGGTGGGGCGCGAAGAGGGGCGAGGATGCTCGCGGCTCAGCCGGCGAGCGCGGCGAGCAGGTCGTGGCGCGAGAGCAGCCCCACGGGGTTGCCGCCCTCGAGCACGAGAAGGGTGTCGGGCACGCGGCCGCCCGCGCCGCGCGCGGCAAAGCGCTCGGCCGCCGCCTCGAGGGACTCGTGCGCGCCTACGAAGGGCAGGCCGGGCCCCATCGCGGCCGTCACCGGGTCGGACGCCGTGACCTCGCCCGAGGCGAGCGCCTTCAGCAGACCGGAGGCGGAGACCGCACCGAGCACCTCGCCGAGCACGAGCGGCGGCTCCGCCGCGACGACGGGCAGCGCGCCCGCCGACGAATCCAGCGCGGCGATCGCCTCGCCTACGGTGTGCTCGCGACGCACGTGCGCGAGCGGGCGGCGCTGCTCGCCGAGCAGGTCGGCGACGGTCGGCGAGCCCGTGGCCGGAGCGAAGCCGTGGCGGCGCATCCAGCCCTCGTTGAAGATCTTGCCCAGGTAGCCGCGGCCGCCATCGGGGAGGAGGACGACGACGACGTCGTCGGGGCCGAGCTCGCGCGCCACCTCGAGGGCCGCGACGACCGCCATGCCGCACGAGCCGCCGACGAGCAGACCCTCCTCGCGCGCGAGGCGCAGCGTCATGTCGAAGGACTCCTGGTCGCTCACGGCCACGACGCGGTCGACGACGCTCGGGTCGTAGGCGCCCGGCCAGAAGTCCTCACCCACGCCTTCGACGAGGTACGGGCGACCGTCGCCGCCCGAGTAGACGCTGCCGACCGGGTCGGCGCCCACGATCTGCACGCGGCCCATGGGGGTCTCGTCGCTGATCTCGCGCAGGTAGCGGCCGGCGCCCGTGATCGTGCCGCCCGTGCCCACTCCCGCCACGAAGTGGGTCACCCGGCCCTCGGTGTCTCGCCAGATCTCCGGGCCCGTCGTCTCGTAGTGCGAGAGCGGGCCGTTGGGGTTCGCGTACTGGTTGGGCTTGAAGGCGCCCGGAATCTCGGCCGCCAGGCGATCGCTCACCGAGTAGTACGACTCGGGGTCGTCTGGTGCGACGGCGGTCGGCGTCACGACGATCTCGGCGCCGTAGGCGGTGAGCACGTTGCGCTTGTCCTCGCCGACCTTGTCCGGCAGCACGAAGACGCAGCGGTAGCCGCGCTGCTGGGCGACGAGCGCGAGACCCACGCCCGTGTTGCCGCTCGTCGGCTCGACGATCGTGCCGCCGGGCTTCAGCAGTCCGTCGCGCTCGGCCGCGTCGATGATGCGCGTCGCGATGCGGTCCTTGGACGACCCGCCCGGGTTGAGGTACTCGATCTTGGCGAGCACCGTCGCGGCGATGCCCTCGGTGACGTGGTTGAGCTTGACGAGGGGCGTGTCGCCGATGAGGTCGATGACCGTCTGCGCGTACTTCATGGTGCGTTCACGCTATCAGCGCCGGTAGGCCCTCTCAGTGGCCGCATACGATTCGTCTGCGATAATGAAGACTCTGTGCGCGTCTCGCCACAGTCCCTCACGAAGCCTCCGGGAGCGAAACCGTGTCCGACGACGAGAACCTCACGATCAAGCAGCAGCGCGAGAAGCGCCGTGCCGAGAAGGTGGCGGTCCTAAAGAAGAAGCAGCAGGCGGAGAAGGTGCGCAACCGCGTCACCGTCCTCGGCTCGATCGCCGCCGGCGCGGGCGTGCTCAGTCTCATCATCGCCGTCGTCATCACCTCGGCGACGCCTCCCGTCGATCCTTCGACGATCGAGGTCGAGGGCGTGCAGGAGATCGAAGCTCTCGAGGCGGTCCATGTGGAGTCTGCCGTCGATTACGAGCAGACTCCCCCTGCGGGCGGTCCCCACAACCCGACCTGGCTCAACTGCGGCATCTACGCGGAGCCCCTCCCGAACGAGAACGCCGTGCACTCGCTCGAGCACGGTGCCGTGTGGATCACCTACGACCCCGCGCAGCTCAGCGAGGACGAGATTGGCCAGTTGCGCGCCTCAGTGCCGAGCACGTACATGATCGTGTCGCCCTTCGACGGCCTCGACGCTCCGGTATACGCGAGCGCCTGGGGCTACCAGATCGCACTCGACGGCGTCGACGACCCGCGGCTTGCTGACTTCATCATCAAGTATCGACTCGCTCAGTCGGCCCCAGAGCCCGGAGCGCTCTGCAGCCAAGCGCTGGACGGACCCGGGAAGGTGTCGTAATGGGTGACAGAAAACCCGACGCAGCCGAAGCGTCTCTGACGCTCAGCCGAACGCGTCTGCTGGTCATCGGCACGCTGCTCGTGCTTGTCGCAATCGTTGTCGGCGTGCTGGTCGGGCGGGCCAATGCGCCAGCCGCGGCCCAAACGCCTGAAGAGTCGAGCGCCGAGGCGGGTTTCGCGCGCGACATGCAGGTGCACCACGGCCAGGCTGTCGAGATGTCCCTCATCATTCGCGAGCGCACTGACGACCCCGAGATCCGCCTGCTCGCGCTCGACATCGCGATTGGTCAGACTCAACAGCAGGGTCAGATGTTTGCGTGGTTGACGATGTGGGGTCTGCCACAAACCTCGAGCGGTCCTGCGATGGAATGGATGTCGATGCCCGCACTCAACAGCGACGAGCAGGGTCGCGACCACACCGGGATGGACATGACAAATGGCTCAAGTTCAGACGCCCTCGGCGGTGCAATGCCCGGCATGGCCACTCCGGATGATCTGCAGCTGCTGTCGAGCCTCATCGGCGTCGAGGCCGAGCGCCTCTTCCTCGAGCTCATGACGGAGCACCACCTCGGCGGCGTCGCGATGGCGGAGGCCGTGCTCGCACGCACCGACATGCCGTTCGTGACGAACCTCGCGAACGGCATGGTGCAGTTGCAATCGCAGGAGATCGACTACATGCGCGAGCTGCTCGCCGAGCGCCAATAACTCCTCAGTGGTCCTCGGCCGCGACAAAGTCGGTCGACTGCTCGGCGACGAGACGCGCGTACACGCCTCCGCGCGCGACGAGCTCGCCGTGCGTGCCGCTTTCGACGATGCGCCCTCGATCGACCACGTGAATGGTGTCGGCAGTGCTCACCGTCGACAGCCGGTGCGCGATCGTGATCGTCGTGCGCCCGCGCGTCGCCGAGTCGAGCGCCCGCTGCACGACGCGCTCCGAGACCGAGTCGAGCGCGCTCGTCGCCTCGTCGAGGATGAGCACCGGGGGGTCTTTGAGCAGCACGCGCGCGATCGCGACGCGCTGCTTCTCCCCGCCGGAGAGCCGGTATCCGCGCTCGCCGACGACGGTCGCGTAGCCGTCGGGAAAGCTCTCGATCGTCGCGTGGATGTTCGCGGCACGGCAGGCTGCCTCGAGCTCCTCGTCGCTCGCGTCGGGCTTCGCATACCGGAGGTTCTCGGCGATCGACGCGTGAAAGAGGTAAGTCTCCTGACTCACAATGCCGACCGACCCGATGAGCGACTCCTGGCGCAGCTCGCGCACGTCGGTGCCCGCGAACTCGACGACGCCGCTCGAGGCCTCGTGCAGTCGCGGCACGAGGTACGAGATCGTCGTCTTGCCCGCGCCGGACGGCCCGACGAAGGCCACGAACTGCCCGGGCTCGACGGTGAACGACACCCCGTCGAGGGTCGCGGTCGTCTCGTCGCCCGCATCGGGGTAGCGGAACACGACGTCGCGGAACGCGACGCTGCCCACGCGCGCGGGGTCCACGTCGCGCGCATCCGGCGACTCCGTGATCGCGGGCCGCAGGTCGAGGTACTCGAAGATGCGCGCGAAGAGCGCCGCAGACGTCTGCAGGTCGAGCGCGACGCGCATGAGGCCCAGCAGCGGGAAGGTGAGGCGCGCCTGCACCGTCGTGAAGGCGACGATCGTGCCCGCCGTCACCGCGACATCCGCCTGGATGAGGAAGGCGGCGACGAGGTAGATGACGGCGGGGATGACGGAGAGGAAGACGTTGACGATCGCGAAGAACCACTGGCCGCTCATCTGCAGCTGCACCTGCAGGCGGCGCTGCACCTCGTTCTCGCTGCGGTAGCGCTCGATCTCGCCCGCCTGGCCGAAGAAGCTCTTCGCGAGCAGGATGCCCGAGACGCTCAGCGACTCCTGCGTGATCGCCGACATGTCGCTCAGCGACTCCTGGGTCTTGCCGGCGATGCGCGCGCGCACCTGGCCGACGCGCCGCTGCGCGATCACGAGGAGGGGCAGCAGGATCACCGCGACGACCGTGAGCTGCCAGCTGAGGATGAGCATGGCGATGAAGGCCGCGATGACGGTGACCGTGTTGCCGATGACGCTCGAGACGGTGTTGTTGAGCACGCCCGCGACGCCCCCGACGTCGTTCTGCAGGCGCGACTGGATGGCGCCGGTCTTGGTGCGGGTGAAGAAGCCGAGCTCCATGCTCTGCAGGTGCGCGAAGAGCCGCACGCGCAACTGCGCCATGACGGCGTTGCCCACGGTGGCGGTGAGGAAGGTCTGGGCGATGCCGAGACCCGCGCTGAGCATCCAGAGCAGCAGCATGAGGCTCACGAGCTGAATCAGCACGGGGATGTTCGGGCCGCCCTCGGGCGGGAAGAGCCCTCGGTCGAAGGCCTGCTGCGTGAGGAGCGGCGGCAGCACGCTGAGACCGGCCGACACGAGGACGAGAGCGATCGTGAGCGCGAGGCGGGCGCGATGAGGCCGGAACAGCTGCGCGATGCGCGGGAGCAGATTCGGGATGCGCGGGGCAGCAGCGTTCTCGGCCCGCTGAGCCTCGGCGTCCCCGCCCGAGACACGTGATCCCCGGTGGCCGCCTCCCATGCTCATGCATCGAGCCTAGGCGCAGCCACCGGGGATTCCCGTGTGGAGAGTGCCGCTACCCCTTCGTCGAGCCCGCCAGCAGGCCGCGCACGAAGTAGCGCTGCAGGCTGAAGAACACGATGAGCGGAATGATCAACGAGATGAACGCCGCCGCCGGCAGGCGCTCGGTGTTGCGCCCGAAGTTTCCGACGAGCTCGGCCAACCGTTGCGTCAGGGGCGCGACGTCTGCTGTGCCGCCCGAGAACACGAGGGCGACGAGCAGATCGTTCCAGACCCACAGGAACTGGAAGATGCCGATCGACGCGAGAGCCGGGAGCGACAGCGGGATGATCACGCGGAAGAAGATCTGCGTGTGGTTCGCACCGTCGACACGGGCCGCCTCGACGACCTCCCCGGGAATCTCGGAGATGAAGTTGTGCAGCAGGAAGATGCACAACGGGAGCCCGAAGATGGTGTGCGCGATCCACACCGCGGGGAAGGTGCCGCTGATGCCGAGCACACCGCTGAAGATCTGCAGCAGCGGTACGAGGGCCATCTGCAACGGCACGATCTGGAGGGCGAACACGAGCACGAACAGCGCTCCGGAACCCTTGAACTTGATCCACGCGAAGGCGTACGCGGCCATCGTCGCGAGGGCGATGGGGAAGAGCGCCGCGGGAATCGCGATGACGAGCGAGTTCACGAAGTACTGCCCGAGGTTCGCCGAGGATGCGCCGGAGACGGTGAGCACTTCCGCGTAGTTCTCGAGCGTGAAGCTCGGGCTCACGAAGATGTTCCACCAGCCGGTCGTGCGGATCTCCTCCGGCGTTCGGATCGAGGAGACGAGCAGGCCGAAGGTCGGGATCGTCCACACGACGGCGATGACGATGGCCGCGAAGGTCGCCCAGCGCGAGGTGAGGCGCTGCTTGACCCGCTTCGCCTTGCCGCCCCCCGTCGCCTTGTTCCTCTGGCCGAGCGGCTTGTCGAGCTTGGTCTCGGCCTTCTGCACCTTGTCCGTGCTCGTGCCCGCGTTGGTTCCGCTGCTCGTGCTCATCGGATCTCCTTCTGCTTGCGCATGATGCGCACGTTGTAGACGACGATGGGCAGAACCATCACGAAGAGCACGACGGCGAGAGCCGAACCCTGCCCGAACTCACCACGGTTGAACGCCTGCGTGTACATCTCGTTCGCGACGACGGAGGTGTCGAAGTTGCCGCCCGTCATCGCTCGCACGATGTCGAAGACCTTCAGCGTGGCGATGGAGATGGTGGTGACGACGACGACGAGCGTGCTGCGGATGCCGGGAACCGTGACGTTCCAGAACGTCTGCCACGGGTTGGCGCCGTCGAGCCGGGACGCTTCGATGATCTCGACCGGGACTCCCTTGATCGCCGCCGAGAGCAGCACCATGGCGAAACCGGTCTGGATCCACACCATGACGATGATGAGGAAGAAGGTGTTCCATGGCGAGTTCTGCAGGAACTGCTGCGGTTCGCCGCCGACCCAGACGATGATCTGGTTGAGCACACCGATCTGCTCGCTGAACCCTTCCGCGCGGTACTCGTACATGAAGCGCCAGATGATGCCGGCGCCGACGAACGAGATCGCCATGGGCATGAAGACGAGCGACTTCAGGACCTTCTCACCCTTCGACTTGTCGATGAAGACCGCGTAGGCGAGGCCGAAGATCGTCGAGAGCGTCGGCACCAGCGCCACCCAGATGAGGGTGTTGATGAGGGTGATCTGAATCGACGGCTGGGTGAACATCCAGACGAAGTTGTCGAAGCCGACGAATTCCTGCGAGTTGCGGTTGAAGAACGACAGCACTGTCGTGTTGACCGCGGGGTAGATGAGGCCCACGGTGAGCAGGATGCCCGCGGGGAGAAGGAAGATGAGGAGCTGCAGAACGTCTCGACCCCGCTTGGGGGCCCGATCTGCCAAGAAGAGAAGGACGCCGACCACCACGGCGAACGCGGCGAGGCCGAGGAACATGAGTCCGAACTTCTCAGCGAAGTCGGACAGGAAATCCGCCATGCGATGAAACCTCCATTGGTTTATCTGACTCGACCCACGCTACCCGACAGTCGGGCCCGCCGAACAGGAGTGCTCGGCGGGCCCGCTGTCATTCAGTGCAGTTCAGTCATGAGAGAGAACTACTCAGGGGAAGGTGCTGTCGATAAACGACGTCAGCTCGTCGGTCGAGACCGTGCCGCTCACCCAGTCCACCATGCCGGTCCAGAAGGAGCTGGTACCGACTTCGGCGGGCATGAGGTCAGAGGCGTCGAAGCGGAACACCGTGTCCGGGTTCTGCAGGATCTCGATCGACTGGACGCCGAGCTGCGAGCCGGCGAGGCTCGCGTCGAGGCCCTGGTTGGCCGAGATGACACCGCCGAGCGCGACGCGGTTGTTCGCCCACGTGTCGCTCGCGAGGTAGGTCTGCACAGCACCCGTCGCCTCGCGGTCGTTGAACGCGGCGACGAACTCGCCACCACCGGTGACGGCGGGGCCGTCATCGGCGCTCATCGGCGGGGTGATGAAGGCCCAGATGTCGCCATCCGGAGCCACCGTCACGCCGTCGCCCCACTGCGCCTCGTAGAACGAAGCCTGGTGGTGCATCGAGCAGTTGCCATCGAGGATGGGCAGGCCGCCGTCGTTGAAGGTCGTCGAGACGATCGACTCGACGCCGCCGAAGCCGCCGTTGACGTACTCCGGGTTGAGGAGGATGTCGCCGACCATCTCGATGGCCTCGGTGATCTCGGGCGAGCTGAACTCGAGCTCTCCCGCGACCCAGGCGTCGTACGCCTCGGGGCCAGCCGAGCGCAGCACGGCGTCCTCGACCCAGTCGGTGCCGGGCCAGCCGGTCGCGTCACCGGAGCCGAAGCCGACGCACCAGGGGCGGTAGGCGCCCTCGTTGCGCTCGGTCATCTGGTCGGTGAGCGCCATCATCTCGTCCCACGTGGTGGGAATCTCGTAGCCGTTCTCCTCGAAGTCGGCCGGCGAGTACCAGATGTAGCCCTTGACGCTCGCCATGAGCGGCGCGGCGTAGAAGGTGCCGTCGATCGTGCCGTAGCCCTTCCAGGACTCGCTCCAGAACTCGTCGACGTTGTCCTCGACGCTCGAGGGAGCGGCGACGACGTAGCCGTCGGCGATGAGGCGCTGGAGAAGACCGGGCTGCGGGATGATCATGAGGTCGGGAGCGTCACCAGCGGCGGCGCGCACGTTGATCTGCGTCTCCGCCTCCTGCGTGCCCACGTAGTCGATCGTGATGCCCGTGCAGTCCTCGAAGTCGGACCAGCTGGTCACCAGGTCATCGGCTTCGACCTCGACGATCGTCGCGTAGACCTCGACGCTCTCGCCGTCGAAGGTGCCGTACTGCTCGTACGCGGAGCAGTCGACGTCGCCGCCCGCTCCGGGCTCGTCGGTGTCGGCGGCGCAGCCTGCGAGAACGAGGCTGAGGGCGCCGACTGCTGCGGCTGGCGCAAGAACCCTGCGCCGGAGAGTGGAACTCATGTGTTTCCTCCTCATTGAGGTCGGTCGGCGCATCGAGACCCGAGGCGCCGGGTGTGGTGTTGGTGGTGCAAGAGCGAAACTCGATACCCGCCATCGGGGCGCGGAAGGCACTCCGTCGGGAACCGGTTCCAGACGCTACGGTACGTCACGTTCGCGCGCACTGCAAGCGCGAGATTCCGGCTCGTTACCGATCCGTTGCGCGACTGTAGGCCCGCTCCCAGGTGCGAGATCCGGCCGTGAGCGAGCAAACATGCGGTGGATTCCTGGCACCGGTTCCATAGAGTCCGGGAATCGGGCTACACTGGCCCCTCAGCGGGCTACCCCAGCAGGCCGCCCCTTCTTCGCGGTCACCACCGCACCGGTCCAACGGAGGACGACGAGGCATGAGCATCCTGGCTGATGTTGCCCGCATCGCGGGCGTCTCCAAGTCCACCGCGTCGCGCGCTCTGAGCGGTCGCGGATACGTCTCGATCGACACGCGCCGGAAGGTCGAGGCAGCGGCCTCCGAGCTCGGCTACGTCGTCTCGAGCACGGCGGCGAGCCTCGTGACCGGCCGCACGCGCAACGTCGGGGTCGTCATCCCGTACATCAACCGCTGGTATTTCGCGGAGGTGCTCGAGGGCATCGAGTCCGCGCTCATCCGTGCCGGGTACGACCTCACTCTCTATCGTCTGAGCACCGACCGCGATCTGCGGCGCCGCGTGTTCGACTACTTCCTCGTGCGCAAGCGCGTCGACGCCGTGATCGCCGTCACGATCGCCCTGAGCCCGCACGAGGTCGAGATGCTGCAGGCGCTCGGCAAGCCGCTCGTCGCCATCGGAGGGCGCGTGGCGGGCATCCCGTCGCTGTCGATCGACGACGTGGAGACCTCGCGCCTCGCGACGGAGCACCTCATCAGCCTGGGCCACGAGCGCATCATCCACGTCGGCGGCGACCAGGACGAGCAGATGGACTTCCGCGTGCACAGTCAGCGCTACTCGGGCTTCCGACGCGCGATGGAGGAGGCCGGGCTGGGCGACGGGGACGACTTCCGCGAAGCGGAGTTCTCCATCTCCGGCGGCTACGCCGCGGGGCTCGCGGTGCTCGGCGATCCGCGCACGCGACCCACCGCCATCTTCGCCGGGTGCGACGAGATCGCGGTCGGCATCATGATGGCCGCCCGCCAGCTCGGCATCGGCGTGCCGCACGACCTCTCGATCATCGGCATCGACGACCACCCCCTCGCCGAGACTCTCGGCATCACGACGCTCGCCCAGCGCCCCGGCGCGCAGGGCGGCCGCGCGGTCGAGCTTCTGCTCGAGCAGATCGACCACCACGACGCCCACGCGCCC contains:
- a CDS encoding LacI family DNA-binding transcriptional regulator, whose product is MSILADVARIAGVSKSTASRALSGRGYVSIDTRRKVEAAASELGYVVSSTAASLVTGRTRNVGVVIPYINRWYFAEVLEGIESALIRAGYDLTLYRLSTDRDLRRRVFDYFLVRKRVDAVIAVTIALSPHEVEMLQALGKPLVAIGGRVAGIPSLSIDDVETSRLATEHLISLGHERIIHVGGDQDEQMDFRVHSQRYSGFRRAMEEAGLGDGDDFREAEFSISGGYAAGLAVLGDPRTRPTAIFAGCDEIAVGIMMAARQLGIGVPHDLSIIGIDDHPLAETLGITTLAQRPGAQGGRAVELLLEQIDHHDAHAPDEHLLLPTGLTVRSSTGPARPA